Proteins encoded in a region of the Bufo gargarizans isolate SCDJY-AF-19 unplaced genomic scaffold, ASM1485885v1 fragScaff_scaffold_573_pilon, whole genome shotgun sequence genome:
- the MANF gene encoding mesencephalic astrocyte-derived neurotrophic factor: MRVLCALTVSGLLLLLLPARGQALKAGDCEVCVSFLSRFYQSLQEKNVEFTPAAVEAELMKSCEAAKGKENRFCYYIGGTSDAATKITNEVSKPLSHHIPAEKICEKLKKKDSQICELKYDKQIDLSTVDLKKLRVKELKKILDDWGESCKGCAEKSDYIRKINELMPKYAPNAANARTDL, translated from the exons ATGAGGGTTCTCTGCGCGCTGACGGTGAGcggcctcctgctgctgctgctgcccgccCGGGGCCAGGCGCTGAAGGCCGGGGACTGCGAGG TCTGCGTGTCCTTCCTGAGCCGCTTCTATCAGTCCCTTCAAGAGAAGAATGTGGAGTTCACGCCAGCGGCGGTGGAGGCGGAGCTGATGAAGTCATGTGAAGCCGCCAAAGGGAAAGAGAACCGATTT TGCTATTACATCGGAGGCACCAGTGATGCAGCCACAAAGATCACCAACGAGGTTTCCAAGCCGCTGAGTCACCACATCCCGGCCGAGAAGATCTGCGAGAAACTCAAGAAAAAGGACAGTCAGATCTGTGAGCTGAAATATG ACAAGCAGATTGATCTCAGCACGGTGGATCTGAAGAAACTGCGGGTGAAGGAACTGAAGAAAATCCTGGACGACTGGGGCGAGAGCTGCAAGGGCTGCGCCGAGAAGTCCGACTACATCCGCAAGATCAACGAGCTGATGCCCAAGTACGCGCCCAATGCAGCAAACGCACGGACAGACCTCTGA